A single window of Dermacentor albipictus isolate Rhodes 1998 colony chromosome 1, USDA_Dalb.pri_finalv2, whole genome shotgun sequence DNA harbors:
- the LOC135905479 gene encoding uncharacterized protein: MRKFYHSEETTVSPLDDRQGALRCLPTAYVIAMELVHASLLQHIARGFEEREAYAEVIPEVADTKAASGNVRLQPIPPLCGFFVSSSIRDSPVNNGEEEVKSEMSDASSFDDDGLKRPNDLYERYLFRIRTQRDGESHRKFLQALKDQADNCDFGESSDVMVRDQVIFGTNNAELRELMLGQRNLTMAKVEELCRAADDGMLGNHVLGNSNNNDPNFRKRRIRKRSCPTQERMCYLCRRRGHFGPECTAGPVVIEDALENSGEFEDCELFGWFHPDFFKGFGVF, from the exons ATGAGAAAGTTTTACCACTCGGAAGAAACCACCGTGTCACCGCTCGACGATCGGCAAGGGGCCTTACGTTGTTTGCCCACAGCTTATGTAATCGCGATGGAATTGGTCCACGCGTCCTTGCTGCAGCACATAGCGAGAGGCTTCGAAGAGCGCGAGGCCTATGCGGAAGTGATACCGGAAGTGGCCGATACCAAAGCAGCTAGTGGTAACGTAAGGTTGCAGCCCATACCTCCACTTTGTGGCTTTTTCGTTTCCTCGTCCATCCGTGACAGCCCCGTTAACAACGGCGAAGAGGAAGTGAAGAGCGAAATGTCGGACGCCAGCAGTTTTGACGACGATGGCCTGAAGCGCCCCAATGACCTGTACGAGAGGTACCTGTTTCGAATACGGACGCAACGGGACGGGGAGTCTCATCGAAAGTTTCTGCAAGCGCTCAAGGACCAGGCCGACAACTGCGACTTTGGCGAGTCCTCAGACGTCATGGTACGCGACCAGGTGATATTCGGCACCAACAATGCCGAGCTTCGAGAGCTTATGCTTGGCCAGCGAAACCTCACAATGGCCAAAGTTGAGGAACTGTGCAGAGCTGCGGACGATGGGATGCTCGGAAATCACGTCTTgggcaacagcaacaacaacgaccCCAACTTTCGGAAGCGGCGCATTCGAAAAAG AAGCTGTCCTACGCAGGAGAGAATGTGCTACTTGTGCAGGAGAAGAGGTCATTTCGGACCAGAGTGTACCGCGGGGCCAGTTGTGATCGAAGATGCGCTCGAAAACAGCGGTGAATTCGAGGATTGCGAACTGTTCGGCTGGTTTCACCCAGACTTCTTCAAAGGATTCGGTGTGTTTTGA